The following proteins come from a genomic window of Posidoniimonas polymericola:
- a CDS encoding response regulator: MASTIHLAPLVGSAAPQRPPAQPTILCIDDDPEIHTGLALRMAEYHVHVEHAYYGEQGISDALETRPDLIITDVRMPGGDGKDLIQAIRTQASTIAVPIIVLTGVRDPALRARLRSAGADAFLQKPVPVAQLIQLMETFIELRRA, encoded by the coding sequence ATGGCGTCCACGATCCACCTCGCTCCTCTGGTTGGGTCGGCGGCGCCCCAGCGGCCGCCGGCCCAACCAACCATCCTCTGCATCGACGACGACCCCGAGATCCACACCGGGCTGGCCCTGCGGATGGCCGAGTACCACGTCCATGTCGAGCACGCCTACTACGGCGAGCAGGGCATCAGCGACGCGCTCGAGACCCGACCCGACCTGATCATCACGGACGTCAGAATGCCCGGCGGCGATGGCAAGGACCTGATCCAGGCGATCCGCACGCAGGCCTCGACCATCGCGGTGCCGATCATTGTCCTGACCGGCGTCCGCGACCCCGCGCTGCGGGCCAGGCTGCGTAGCGCCGGCGCGGACGCGTTCCTGCAGAAGCCGGTCCCGGTGGCACAGCTCATCCAGCTGATGGAAACGTTTATCGAGCTGCGGCGGGCCTAG
- a CDS encoding zinc-dependent alcohol dehydrogenase family protein, translating to MKAALYHQFAGPLTIEQVDDPSPAADGAVIRVEATGLCRSDWHGWQGHDPDITALPHVPGHELAGEVLAVGNDVDAGWVGRRVTLPFVAGCGRCGDCRQGHPQVCHQQHQPGFTGWGSYAELVAVRYANANLVELPEAIDSVTAASLGCRLATAYRAVAAQGRLRSGQWLAVHGCGGVGLSAVMLGRALGAAVLAVDIRDEPLALARRLGAVATLNTTGCDDVGAAVHELTGGGADVSLDAVGGRATFRNSVLSLRRRGRHVQVGLLAGADADPPAPMGRVIGWELELLGSHGLAAHAYPELLRMIECGRLDPKQLVERTITLQEAPAALAALDQAVGCGVTVITPQR from the coding sequence TTGAAAGCCGCCCTCTATCACCAGTTTGCTGGCCCGCTGACGATCGAACAGGTCGACGACCCCTCGCCCGCGGCCGACGGAGCCGTGATCCGCGTCGAAGCGACCGGCCTGTGCCGCAGCGACTGGCACGGCTGGCAGGGGCACGACCCCGATATCACTGCCCTGCCCCACGTGCCGGGTCACGAGCTGGCCGGCGAGGTCTTGGCGGTCGGCAACGATGTGGACGCCGGCTGGGTCGGCCGCCGGGTGACGCTGCCGTTTGTCGCCGGGTGCGGCCGGTGCGGCGATTGCCGCCAAGGCCACCCGCAGGTGTGCCACCAGCAGCACCAGCCCGGCTTCACTGGGTGGGGGTCGTACGCGGAGCTGGTGGCGGTCCGCTACGCGAACGCCAACCTGGTGGAGCTGCCCGAGGCGATCGACTCGGTCACCGCGGCCAGCCTGGGGTGCCGCCTGGCGACCGCCTACCGCGCGGTCGCCGCGCAGGGGCGGCTGCGGTCGGGCCAGTGGCTGGCGGTGCACGGCTGCGGCGGGGTCGGGTTGTCGGCGGTGATGCTCGGCCGCGCGCTGGGCGCGGCGGTGCTGGCGGTCGACATCCGCGACGAGCCGCTCGCGCTCGCCCGTCGGCTCGGCGCCGTGGCGACGCTCAACACCACCGGCTGCGACGACGTCGGCGCGGCCGTGCACGAGCTCACCGGCGGTGGGGCCGACGTTTCGCTCGACGCGGTTGGCGGGCGCGCGACGTTCCGCAACTCGGTCCTCTCGCTCCGCAGGCGCGGGCGGCACGTGCAGGTCGGCCTGCTGGCCGGCGCGGACGCCGACCCGCCGGCGCCGATGGGCCGCGTGATCGGCTGGGAGCTCGAGCTGCTCGGCAGCCACGGGCTGGCCGCGCACGCCTACCCCGAGCTGCTGCGGATGATTGAGTGCGGGCGGCTCGACCCGAAGCAACTGGTCGAGCGGACGATCACACTGCAAGAGGCTCCGGCCGCCCTCGCCGCGCTCGACCAGGCGGTCGGCTGCGGCGTCACGGTAATCACGCCGCAGCGCTAG
- a CDS encoding H-X9-DG-CTERM domain-containing protein yields the protein MAAGAGGAAGLIHCCLGYTPWDPSRPRSPTAHGLPVGAAAGGARLADPPRRPGSVPNRRPGVRDAAAKTAVRFGSPHPGVFSFAMGDGSVRGIHYDADKSLL from the coding sequence ATGGCGGCGGGCGCCGGCGGCGCCGCTGGTCTCATCCACTGCTGTCTAGGATACACGCCATGGGATCCGAGCAGACCACGAAGCCCAACGGCACACGGACTGCCAGTCGGGGCTGCGGCAGGTGGCGCTCGGCTGGCTGACCCACCGCGACGCCCAGGATCCGTTCCCAACCGGCGGCCGGGGGTTCGTGATGCCGCCGCGAAGACCGCGGTGCGGTTTGGCTCGCCGCACCCAGGCGTGTTCTCGTTCGCGATGGGCGACGGCAGCGTGCGGGGCATCCACTACGACGCAGACAAGTCCTTGCTGTAG